The following coding sequences are from one Panicum hallii strain FIL2 chromosome 5, PHallii_v3.1, whole genome shotgun sequence window:
- the LOC112895003 gene encoding uncharacterized protein LOC112895003 isoform X2, with protein MDRDGHDGYPDNLLQPDPATCFDLFSQAVFSDPVIHDPQRGMAALDLNSQMDFPYMDQYQQIHQPTLGSGGATMKIPSVRPQCAARSAQGGRGGGQVGEGIARSRDFGAHPRGHGIGGRGVDSCGSVHGSRVGLRAARSGSDSAGPAGSNAADDWDGDDDDLEEVAQGSSNNVAIDRTTSYIPREEDEEEEEKKENDKFDTPMSSGSKRRSTSTSTIASSSRRKKQKEIL; from the exons ATGGACAGAGATGGGCATGACGGCTACCCGGACAACCTTTTGCAGCCTGATCCCGCCACTTGCTTCGATTTGTTCTCTCAGGCGGTTTTCTCGGATCCGGTCATCCATGATCCCCAGAGAGGTATGGCGGCGCTGGATCTCAACTCCCAAATGGATTTTCCTTACATGGATCAATACCAACAAATCCACCAGCCCACACTGGGAAGTGGAGGTGCCACCATGAAGATCCCGTCAGTGCGCCCGCAATGCGCTGCTCGATCTGCTCAAGGTGGTCGTGGAGGAGGTCAGGTTGGTGAGGGTATCGCAAGGTCCCGGGATTTCGGAGCTCATCCACGTGGACATGGTATTGGCGGGCGTGGAGTGGACTCATGTGGATCCGTTCATGGATCCCGTGTAGGACTTCGCGCTGCTCGATCTGGTTCGGACAGTGCCGGACCTGCCGGCAGCAACGCTGCTGATGATTGGGATGGCGATGATGATGACTTGGAAGAAGTTGCCCAAGGGAGCTCCAAT AATGTGGCTATTGATAGAACCACCTCATACATACCAAGAGAGGAagatgaggaggaggaagaaaaaaaagagaatgATAAGTTTGATACTCCTATGAGTTCAGGGAGCAAGAGGAGATCAACCAGTACTAGCACAATAGCTTCAAGTTCTCGAAGAAAAAAGCAAAAGGAGATTTTATGA
- the LOC112894881 gene encoding probable serine/threonine-protein kinase PBL1 isoform X2, protein MMGCFTVLRSKKKKGPLDNPFAPSKKSVDARESTSSRLPEPEVHVPSLQSAPPSFRDRAKISQSANKVYNSRARVLSAPSTLIVVDQFGFPYAEYGDQDDSRDKEGSTKGHRFSNPLPLPLPSPEGHSLRNFGSFKASNVSGPLEMSGPLPLPPKKCDGLRIFSYEEVSSACQWFSSDQCVSETLGSTSYKATFRDDFSDTKTTEATVARLLPSTQSLKEFKAQVNTLASLQHPNLCKLIGYYAREDSNGRMLVYARLHHGSLDKLLFGRMDGRFMDWSKRLKVALGAARGLAFLHDEGPFQAMYSEFSTSNIQIDKDFTAKLSGYGCVGFSTEEEISNAPVSAANLSVETLEKGLLTPKSIVWSFGVVLLELITGRKNLDARSSKEERNIVKWSRPFLTDDSRLSLIMDSRIKGRFPTKAARIVADIILKCLHKDPSERPTMRDVVEALAGVQEIKVPCRYPLQEPSAAPRKIMLKSTSLNGIVPQHPIITFSPSPPSHNQHLISPRSSTSALLHPRMCSPTLDDPRVSSTKKTPPPIMRRSSVEGF, encoded by the exons ATGATGGGTTGCTTCACTGTTCTCAGATCCAAGAAGAAGAAAGGCCCTCTTGATAATCCTTTTGCTCCGAGCAAGAAATCGGTTGATGCTAGGGAAAGTACGTCCTCTAGACTTCCGGAGCCAGAAGTTCATGTGCCATCCTTGCAATCAGCTCCTCCTAGTTTTAGGGACAGGGCTAAAATCTCCCAGTCGGCAAATAAAGTTTATAACAGCAGAGCTCGTGTGTTGTCTGCTCCATCAACCCTTATTGTGGTTGATCAGTTTGGCTTTCCATACGCTGAATATGGAGATCAAGATGACTCCAGGGATAAGGAAGGTTCGACAAAGGGGCACCGCTTTTCAAATCCTTTGCCCCTTCCTCTTCCTTCACCGGAAGGACATTCTTTGAGGAACTTTGGTAGCTTCAAAGCCAGCAACGTAAGTGGGCCACTGGAGATGTCTGGCCCTCTCCCACTGCCTCCAAAGAAATGTGATGGACTTAGAATCTTCTCTTATGAGGAAGTTTCATCTGCTTGCCAGTGGTTTTCTAGTGATCAGTGTGTTTCAGAAACACTTGGTTCAACATCATATAAGGCAACCTTCAGGGATGACTTTAGTGATACAAAGACCACAGAAGCAACAGTAGCTCGATTACTACCCTCCACTCAG AGTTTGAAGGAGTTTAAAGCGCAAGTGAACACATTAGCATCGCTTCAGCATCCCAATTTATGTAAATTAATCGGCTATTATGCAAGAGAAGATTCCAATGGAAGGATGTTGGTCTATGCGCGGCTTCATCATGGCAGCTTAGATAAGCTACTCTTTGGAAGAATGGATGGTCGTTTCATGGACTGGTCTAAACGTTTAAAGGTTGCTCTTGGTGCTGCCAGAGGTCTAGCTTTCTTACATGACGAAGGACCTTTTCAG GCCATGTACAGTGAGTTCTCAACTTCGAACATCCAAATAGATAAAGATTTCACTGCTAAGCTTTCAGGCTATGGTTGTGTTGGCTTCAGTACTGAGGAGGAGATATCTAATGCACCTGTG TCTGCAGCAAACCTTTCAGTGGAGACCTTGGAGAAAGGTTTACTCACTCCCAAGAGTATTGTGTGGAGCTTCGGAGTTGTGTTACTGGAGCTAATAACCGGAAGAAAGAACCTTGATGCCAGGTCCTCCAAAGAAGAACGCAATATTGTCAAGTGGAGTAGGCCTTTCCTTACCGATGACAGTCGCCTATCCCTGATCATGGACTCCCGTATAAAAGGGCGCTTTCCTACTAAGGCTGCTCGGATAGTAGCAGACATAATTCTGAAATGCTTGCATAAAGATCCATCAGAGAGGCCAACGATGAGGGATGTTGTGGAGGCCCTAGCAGGAGTCCAGGAAATAAAGGTTCCGTGCCGATATCCTCTGCAAGAGCCGTCTGCCGCACCAAGAAAAATAATGTTAAAATCTACATCCCTCAATGGAATTGTGCCCCAGCATCCTATTATAACCTTCTCTCCGTCGCCACCTTCGCATAACCAACACTTGATCTCACCAAGGTCATCGACATCTGCTTTGCTTCATCCAAGGATGTGCTCCCCTACTCTGGATGATCCCAGGGTAAGCTCTACGAAGAAAACGCCTCCCCCTATCATGCGTAGGTCTAGCGTAGAAGGCTTTTGA
- the LOC112895003 gene encoding uncharacterized protein LOC112895003 isoform X1, whose translation MDRDGHDGYPDNLLQPDPATCFDLFSQAVFSDPVIHDPQRGMAALDLNSQMDFPYMDQYQQIHQPTLGSGGATMKIPSVRPQCAARSAQGGRGGGQVGEGIARSRDFGAHPRGHGIGGRGVDSCGSVHGSRVGLRAARSGSDSAGPAGSNAADDWDGDDDDLEEVAQGSSNCYQIEAGNWNNGTMSGRGYKIVSDKYYARTGLRYDNNSGTVLVYSNNSTYSERCVTTLMILTVVLAGK comes from the exons ATGGACAGAGATGGGCATGACGGCTACCCGGACAACCTTTTGCAGCCTGATCCCGCCACTTGCTTCGATTTGTTCTCTCAGGCGGTTTTCTCGGATCCGGTCATCCATGATCCCCAGAGAGGTATGGCGGCGCTGGATCTCAACTCCCAAATGGATTTTCCTTACATGGATCAATACCAACAAATCCACCAGCCCACACTGGGAAGTGGAGGTGCCACCATGAAGATCCCGTCAGTGCGCCCGCAATGCGCTGCTCGATCTGCTCAAGGTGGTCGTGGAGGAGGTCAGGTTGGTGAGGGTATCGCAAGGTCCCGGGATTTCGGAGCTCATCCACGTGGACATGGTATTGGCGGGCGTGGAGTGGACTCATGTGGATCCGTTCATGGATCCCGTGTAGGACTTCGCGCTGCTCGATCTGGTTCGGACAGTGCCGGACCTGCCGGCAGCAACGCTGCTGATGATTGGGATGGCGATGATGATGACTTGGAAGAAGTTGCCCAAGGGAGCTCCAAT TGTTACCAAATAGAGGCAGGGAATTGGAATAATGGCACTATGAGTGGAAGAGGATATAAGATTGTGTCTGACAAATATTATGCAAGAACtggtttgaggtatgataacaACTCAGGAACCGTGTTAGTATACTCAAACAATTCTACCTATTCTGAAAGATGTGTAACAACTTTAATGATATTAACGGTGGTCTTAGCGGGGAAGTAA
- the LOC112894881 gene encoding probable serine/threonine-protein kinase PBL1 isoform X1, whose translation MMGCFTVLRSKKKKGPLDNPFAPSKKSVDARESTSSRLPEPEVHVPSLQSAPPSFRDRAKISQSANKVYNSRARVLSAPSTLIVVDQFGFPYAEYGDQDDSRDKEGSTKGHRFSNPLPLPLPSPEGHSLRNFGSFKASNVSGPLEMSGPLPLPPKKCDGLRIFSYEEVSSACQWFSSDQCVSETLGSTSYKATFRDDFSDTKTTEATVARLLPSTQQSLKEFKAQVNTLASLQHPNLCKLIGYYAREDSNGRMLVYARLHHGSLDKLLFGRMDGRFMDWSKRLKVALGAARGLAFLHDEGPFQAMYSEFSTSNIQIDKDFTAKLSGYGCVGFSTEEEISNAPVSAANLSVETLEKGLLTPKSIVWSFGVVLLELITGRKNLDARSSKEERNIVKWSRPFLTDDSRLSLIMDSRIKGRFPTKAARIVADIILKCLHKDPSERPTMRDVVEALAGVQEIKVPCRYPLQEPSAAPRKIMLKSTSLNGIVPQHPIITFSPSPPSHNQHLISPRSSTSALLHPRMCSPTLDDPRVSSTKKTPPPIMRRSSVEGF comes from the exons ATGATGGGTTGCTTCACTGTTCTCAGATCCAAGAAGAAGAAAGGCCCTCTTGATAATCCTTTTGCTCCGAGCAAGAAATCGGTTGATGCTAGGGAAAGTACGTCCTCTAGACTTCCGGAGCCAGAAGTTCATGTGCCATCCTTGCAATCAGCTCCTCCTAGTTTTAGGGACAGGGCTAAAATCTCCCAGTCGGCAAATAAAGTTTATAACAGCAGAGCTCGTGTGTTGTCTGCTCCATCAACCCTTATTGTGGTTGATCAGTTTGGCTTTCCATACGCTGAATATGGAGATCAAGATGACTCCAGGGATAAGGAAGGTTCGACAAAGGGGCACCGCTTTTCAAATCCTTTGCCCCTTCCTCTTCCTTCACCGGAAGGACATTCTTTGAGGAACTTTGGTAGCTTCAAAGCCAGCAACGTAAGTGGGCCACTGGAGATGTCTGGCCCTCTCCCACTGCCTCCAAAGAAATGTGATGGACTTAGAATCTTCTCTTATGAGGAAGTTTCATCTGCTTGCCAGTGGTTTTCTAGTGATCAGTGTGTTTCAGAAACACTTGGTTCAACATCATATAAGGCAACCTTCAGGGATGACTTTAGTGATACAAAGACCACAGAAGCAACAGTAGCTCGATTACTACCCTCCACTCAG CAGAGTTTGAAGGAGTTTAAAGCGCAAGTGAACACATTAGCATCGCTTCAGCATCCCAATTTATGTAAATTAATCGGCTATTATGCAAGAGAAGATTCCAATGGAAGGATGTTGGTCTATGCGCGGCTTCATCATGGCAGCTTAGATAAGCTACTCTTTGGAAGAATGGATGGTCGTTTCATGGACTGGTCTAAACGTTTAAAGGTTGCTCTTGGTGCTGCCAGAGGTCTAGCTTTCTTACATGACGAAGGACCTTTTCAG GCCATGTACAGTGAGTTCTCAACTTCGAACATCCAAATAGATAAAGATTTCACTGCTAAGCTTTCAGGCTATGGTTGTGTTGGCTTCAGTACTGAGGAGGAGATATCTAATGCACCTGTG TCTGCAGCAAACCTTTCAGTGGAGACCTTGGAGAAAGGTTTACTCACTCCCAAGAGTATTGTGTGGAGCTTCGGAGTTGTGTTACTGGAGCTAATAACCGGAAGAAAGAACCTTGATGCCAGGTCCTCCAAAGAAGAACGCAATATTGTCAAGTGGAGTAGGCCTTTCCTTACCGATGACAGTCGCCTATCCCTGATCATGGACTCCCGTATAAAAGGGCGCTTTCCTACTAAGGCTGCTCGGATAGTAGCAGACATAATTCTGAAATGCTTGCATAAAGATCCATCAGAGAGGCCAACGATGAGGGATGTTGTGGAGGCCCTAGCAGGAGTCCAGGAAATAAAGGTTCCGTGCCGATATCCTCTGCAAGAGCCGTCTGCCGCACCAAGAAAAATAATGTTAAAATCTACATCCCTCAATGGAATTGTGCCCCAGCATCCTATTATAACCTTCTCTCCGTCGCCACCTTCGCATAACCAACACTTGATCTCACCAAGGTCATCGACATCTGCTTTGCTTCATCCAAGGATGTGCTCCCCTACTCTGGATGATCCCAGGGTAAGCTCTACGAAGAAAACGCCTCCCCCTATCATGCGTAGGTCTAGCGTAGAAGGCTTTTGA
- the LOC112891983 gene encoding probable LRR receptor-like serine/threonine-protein kinase IRK, whose amino-acid sequence MAAACPLLLPLAALLLAAAATTGALTDDVLALVVFKTGVSDPSGRLATWTEDDDRPCSWPGVGCDARTGRVTSLALPAASLSGRLPRALLRLDALLSLALPRNNLSGPVLPNLLAALPRLRSLDLSSNHLAAPVPAQLFAQCRSVRAISLAHNQLSGYIPPAVASCASIVSLNLSSNRLAGPIPDGLWSLPSLRSLDLSGNELSGSVPGGFPRSSSLRDVDLSRNLLAGEIPADVGEAALLKSLDFGHNLFTGGLPDSLRRLTGLRFLGAGGNALAGELPAWIGEMWALERLDLSGNRFAGDIPYTIANCKNLVEVDLSRNALTGELPWWMFGLPLQRVSVAGNQLNGWVKVPEDAAIALRVLDLSSNAFSGEIPPRITAFAGLQSLNLSSNSLSGQLPAGIGGMRLLEVLDLSVNRLDGTVPSEIGGAVALRDLRMGRNSLTGRIPAQIGNCSSIVSLDLSHNSLTGPIPSTMGNLSSLQVVNLSQNKLNGTLPVELSNLPSLQIFDVSHNMLTGDLPNSRFFNNIPDSFIMDNSGLCSSRKNDSCSAVLPKPIVLNPNSSLNPSSQAAPSAPNNTHHKKIILSISTLIAIAGGAAIAIGVITISVLNRRVRARAAASRSAPATALSDDYLSQSPENDASSGKLVMFGKGSPEFSAGGHALLNKDCELGRGGFGAVYKTVLKDGQPVAIKKLTVSSLVKSKDDFERQVKMLSKVRHHNIVALRGFYWTSSLQLLIYDYLPGGNLHKHLHECNEDNSLSWMERFDIILGVARGLTYLHQHGVIHYNLKSSNVLLDSNGEPKVGDYGLAKLLPMLDRYVLSSKIQSALGYMAPEFACKTVKITEKCDVYGFGVLVLEVLTGRRPVEYLEDDVVVLCDLVRSALEEGRLEDCIDPRLCGEFPMDEALPIIKLGLVCTSQVPSNRPGMGEVVSILELVRSPQDSAEEELV is encoded by the exons AtggccgccgcctgcccgctcCTCCTGCCCCTCGCCGCGCTGCTCCTCGCGGCGGCCGCGACGACGGGCGCGCTCACCGACGACGTGCTCGCGCTGGTGGTTTTCAAGACGGGCGTCTCGGACCCGTCGGGCCGCCTCGCCACGTGGACCGAGGACGACGACCGCCCCTGCTCCTGGCCGGGCGTCGGCTGCGACGCGCGCACGGGCCGCGTCACCTCGCTCGCGCTCCCGGCGGCGTCGCTCTCGGgccgcctcccgcgcgcgctgcTCCGCCTCGACGCGCTCCTCTCCCTCGCGCTCCCGCGCAACAACCTCTCCGGGCCCGTGCTCCCGAACCTCCTCGCCGCGCTCCCGCGCCTCCGCTCCCTCGACCTCTCCTCCAACCACCTCGCCGCGCCCGTCCCCGCCCAGCTCTTCGCCCAATGCCGCTCCGTCCGCGCCATCTCCCTCGCGCACAACCAGCTCTCGGGCTACATCCCGCCCGCCGTCGCGTCCTGCGCCTCAATCGTGTCCCTCAACCTCTCATCCAACCGCCTCGCCGGGCCCATCCCCGACGGGTTGTGGTCGCTGCCTTCGCTCCGCTCTCTCGACCTCTCCGGCAACGAGCTCTCCGGGAGTGTGCCCGGCGGATTCCCCCGGAGCAGCTCGCTGCGGGACGTGGATTTGAGCCGCAACCTCCTCGCCGGGGAGATACCGGCGGATGTCGGCGAGGCGGCGCTGCTCAAGTCACTGGATTTTGGGCATAATTTGTTCACGGGCGGTCTGCCGGATTCACTCCGCAGGCTGACCGGGCTGCGGTTCCTCGGCGCCGGTGGCAATGCGCTTGCAGGGGAGCTGCCGGCGTGGATCGGCGAAATGTGGGCGCTGGAGCGGCTTGACTTGTCGGGCAACCGATTCGCCGGCGACATTCCCTACACCATCGCGAACTGCAAGAACCTTGTGGAGGTCGACCTAAGCCGTAATGCGCTCACCGGCGAGCTTCCCTGGTGGATGTTCGGCCTGCCGCTGCAGCGCGTCTCGGTGGCCGGCAACCAGCTCAACGGCTGGGTCAAGGTGCCCGAGGACGCTGCAATAGCGCTTCGTGTGCTGGACCTGTCGAGCAACGCGTTCTCCGGCGAGATCCCGCCGCGGATCACTGCCTTTGCGGGTTTGCAGTCTCTGAACCTGTCCTCGAATTCCTTGTCGGGGCAGCTGCCGGCCGGCATTGGCGGGATGAGGCTGCTCGAGGTGCTCGACTTGAGCGTTAACCGACTTGACGGAACCGTGCCCTCGGAGATTGGCGGCGCGGTGGCGCTCCGGGACCTCCGGATGGGGAGGAATTCGCTCACGGGACGCATCCCCGCACAGATTGGGAACTGCAGCTCTATCGTTTCACT GGATTTGTCACACAATAGCCTCACGGGGCCAATTCCTAGCACCATGGGCAACCTGAGCAGTCTCCAGGTGGTCAATCTCTCTCAGAACAAGCTGAACGGGACCCTACCAGTGGAGTTATCCAATCTGCCTAGCCTCCAAATCTTCGACGTCTCCCACAACATGCTGACAGGGGATCTGCCCAATAGCCGCTTCTTTAACAACATCCCTGACTCCTTCATCATGGACAATTCTGGTCTCTGTAGCTCACGGAAGAATGATTCATGCAGTGCTGTTTTGCCAAAGCCGATTGTGCTCAACCCCAACTCTTCATTGAATCCTTCATCTCAGGCTGCACCTAGTGCACCTAACAACACGCATCACAAGAAGATCATACTGAGCATCTCCACCCTCATTGCCATTGCGGGTGGGGCTGCAATTGCTATCGGAGTGATCACCATATCTGTGCTGAACCGCCGCGTCCGTGCCCGTGCAGCTGCCTCCCGCTCAGCACCTGCTACTGCATTAtctgatgattacctcagccagTCCCCGGAGAATGATGCTAGCTCCGGGAAGCTTGTCATGTTTGGTAAGGGCAGCCCTGAGTTCAGCGCTGGTGGGCATGCGTTGTTGAATAAGGATTGTGAGCTTGGGCGTGGAGGCTTTGGTGCAGTCTACAAGACAGTTCTCAAAGACGGACAGCCGGTAGCCATCAAGAAGCTTACTGTCTCTAGCTTGGTCAAGTCAAAGGATGATTTCGAGCGGCAAGTAAAGATGCTTAGCAAGGTGCGGCACCACAATATTGTCGCGCTCAGAGGCTTCTACTGGACTTCATCACTGCAGCTCCTCATCTATGATTACCTGCCCGGAGGAAACCTGCACAAACACCTGCATGAGTGCAATGAAGATAACTCACTTTCCTGGATGGAGAGATTTGATATCATCCTCGGTGTTGCCAGAGGGCTGACATACCTGCACCAGCATGGGGTCATCCATTACAATCTCAAGTCAAGCAATGTGCTACTGGATAGCAATGGGGAGCCAAAGGTGGGTGACTATGGCCTCGCCAAGCTGCTGCCAATGCTGGACCGGTACGTGCTGAGCAGTAAGATCCAGAGCGCACTTGGGTACATGGCCCCAGAATTTGCTTGCAAGACGGTGAAGATCACCGAGAAGTGCGACGTATATGGCTTTGGGGTGCTGGTGCTGGAGGTCTTGACGGGCAGGAGGCCCGTCGAGTACTTGGAAGACGACGTGGTTGTGCTATGTGATTTGGTCAGGAGCGCGCTGGAGGAAGGCAGACTGGAAGACTGCATCGATCCGCGACTGTGCGGCGAGTTCCCCATGGACGAGGCCCTGCCCATCATCAAGCTGGGCCTCGTCTGCACCTCGCAGGTGCCATCGAACCGGCCTGGTATGGGCGAGGTGGTGAGCATACTCGAGCTGGTGAGGAGTCCTCAAGATAGTGCCGAGGAAGAGCTGGTTTGA
- the LOC112895004 gene encoding RING-H2 finger protein ATL74-like — translation MSGDRAAASMGVHGRSMGWYLGPPESPAPGSAVAGAQHALSSSPGSGDASFDTNMVIILAALLFALLFALGLNQLARCLIRWARRASEAEAGAGAGGRGRGLKRRALRSIPVEVYGACGADGAAAVAADVCAICLGEFADGEKVRVLPRCAHGFHVRCVDTWLLSHDSCPTCRGTVLEAAEPGKAKAASSAAGGSRRQGSEAAAIAVVIG, via the coding sequence ATGTCCGGAGATCGAGCGGCGGCGTCCATGGGCGTGCACGGGCGGTCGATGGGCTGGTACCTGGGCCCGCCGGAGTCGCCGGCGCCCGGGAGCGCCGTCGCGGGGGCGCAGCACGCGCTGAGCAGCAGCCCGGGGAGCGGCGACGCCAGCTTCGACACCAACATGGTCATCATCCTCGCCGCGCTGCTCTTCGCGCTCCTCTTCGCGCTCGGGCTCAACCAGCTGGCGCGGTGCCTCATCCGCTGGGCGCGCCGCGCGTcggaggcggaggccggcgccggGGCCGGCGGCAGGGGGAGAGGGCTCAAGAGGCGCGCGCTCCGGAGCATCCCCGTGGAGGTGTACGGCGCGTGCGGCGCCGACGGGGCCGcggccgtcgccgccgacgTCTGCGCCATCTGCCTCGGCGAGTTCGCGGACGGCGAGAAGGTGCGCGTCCTGCCGCGCTGCGCCCACGGCTTCCACGTCCGCTGCGTCGACACCTGGCTCCTCTCGCACGACTCCTGCCCCACGTGCCGCGGCACCGTGCTCGAAGCCGCCGAACCCGGCAAAGCCAAGGCCGCGTCCTCCGCCGCCGGGGGGAGCCGGCGGCAGGGCAGCGAGGCTGCTGCTATCGCGGTGGTCATCGGATGA